The Termitidicoccus mucosus DNA segment TATGCCATCCGGCGGTGCCAGAAGGCACTGCGTCTAAAAGACAATGGAGATGCCTGGAGTAGATATGTCACATTATCGTCGGACGCTGAATATGCCCTCAGTTGTGGTTTGTTCGCACCAGATGATGACCGTCGGACACTGTGGCAATACTCACACCGCCTCTTTCAAAGGCTTCTCACCGGCCCGGCATCCGAGCTCCCCGATTGCAAGGATTTCACCACCCGGTTCCCGGTCACGATATTCTCAAAAAAGATCATTCCGATCCAAAGGACAATCGCCGCCCTCGAGAAATTCATGCAGGAATTGTCCCGGCTGAAAAAGATTTCCCGCACCAATTTTGCCCCATGGATTCCACACTTACCTGTGCCTGCCACCGCGGACGGAAGGGGAACCCGTCATCCAGCCCTTGCCACTAGAAACAGAATTTGACTTGGCTTGGACTCCGCCTTCGAGGACGAAGACCGGACAAGAAGGACGATGAATATCAGGATGGCGATGACGGCATGGGCGCCGCCATTGAAGATGACTCCGAAGACACTCTGCCACCCCAGCAAATGCTGCTGCTGTAAAGGCATTCGCCCGGGAGCCGGCTAGCCGGCCGTCTCCCTTTCCAGTCGGAAGGCCCCACCCCACCCGCGCGCAATGGTTGCGCATGATGTATTCATGATTTCAAATTATGAATACATGAAATTATGAATATGCGCGGCATCCGCCGCAACCCGCGAAAAACGCCGTCCTTTTTCAGGAGCGGGCGGCGGCGTCTCCAGCATAGCAGGCAGTCAAAGGGCTGCGCCCTTACGACGCCTTCCGCTTCCTCGTCGGGGCGGACTTTGTCCGCCGCTCCTCAACGCTTCAGGCGTCTTGACTTTGCCTGCTTTGCGGGGACGTCCGCGCCCAGCTCGCAACAACCCCTCAATCACGAGGGCGGCGGCTCAGGGCGCAGGCGCTTCCATCATGTCCAACAACAGTGTTCTCTCCCATTCAGACTTGGTCAAAACGCTCGATGCAGACTTCGAGGCGAATCGCCAAGTCTGGCGTGAAACCACCGAGTCGGTGTATCATGAAATGCTCAATATTCTTCCCCAGCCTACCTTGAGGCAGATATGTTCATGCTGGGAGAACCCTATTCGCATAATGCCAACGGCGAGGCGGTTTCTCCATATTCATGGCACGAGAAGGCCACTATTTCGCCCTGCACGGCACGCGCCGGCAAGTCAGGGATGGCAAGCTGCCCCGCTGCCGGCATGACGCCGTGGGCCGCCCGAAACCGGGCGGCCTCCTGCCCTGCCCACGCTAGGCCGCCGCCATGCCAGCGCAGGTTTCCCAAGCCAAGCCAGCGGCGCTTCGCGCCATTCCCAATGGCCTTCGTTCACTTTGGCGACCCGCAGTTCTCCCGTTCGTTGCGATGTTCGCCCGCAGCTCGCTGCGCAGGGCCGTCGCCTACCGGCGCGGACCGTGCCGGGCCACGGACCGCACCGGATTCGCGGCAGCAGACTTTCCGCAAGCTCCAAGCCCGCTGCCGCGACCGGCGACGGCCCAAACCTGCTTGCGGACTGCGGGCGAACATCTCCACTCGGGAGCCGTTGCACCCGCCGCGTCGTTCACTACGGCGGCAGCAGCCTTCATGTATTCATAATTTCATAATTTATGAAAATAAGAATTACTATGACCGTTACAACCAGCCTGATGCAAAAGCGGCATATGGCCGCCTTTCCCGTCCCCAGCAGGGGTCGTTTTTCTTCCGCCTGGTTCTCCCATTGTGCGGCGGCGGTCAAGGTAGTCGCTGCGCGGCTCCACCTTTGCGTTGCGGCGCTTCCCCTTCGTCGGTGCCCCAAGCCGGCACCGCTCCTCAGCGCGCCTCCACGACTCGCCGCCGGTTGCAGCCGATGAACCAGCGGACGTTCGGGACATCCGAAACAGTTTCGAGCCTGAAACGGCCGCAGGTGCATCCGACATGTCAAAGATTGACACCTTTGAATCCATCCCGGCACACTCGCCCGCACACATGACCTCCATAAGGTCTTCTCGGCCTTCCTCAAGCTGACGGCTTGCGCGCTAGCCTGCCAGACGCGCGAGGAAGAATACCTCGAGGAGGCCAAATACTGGAAAAAGGAAAACCTCGAAACCTTTGGCGGCGATGGGCGCCCTCATCCTCCAAATGGAGAAGGAGCCTTTCACCGACTTGCTCGGGACCTACTACATGGATATGATTATTTCAAAAGGCGGGCAGCAGTGCCATGGGGAATTTCACACGCCTCAAGAAATCTGCCGGCTGATTGGCAGAATGCTGGCGGACGGCGACAGCCTGCCCGAATCCGGGCCGGTTACGATCTGCGAGCCCGCGTGCGGATCAGGCGCGATGATCCTCGCGCTGGCCGAGCAATATGGCCCCGCAAACATTCGCAGGTTGCGAGTCACCGCCATCGACATCAATCGCATGGCCTGTGACATGTGTTTCATCAACACCACCCTATGGGGCATCCCCACCCACGTGATTCACGGAAACTCCCTCAACCTCAAGTTTGAGGCGTCTTGGCGAAACATCCATTGATCGCGCCGTTTCTGCTTCGCATCCACGCCTCGGAGGATGTAGTCGCAGCCGCAGCGTCAATGCCATCCGGCCGGGCGAGCCCCCTCTCCCGAGGAAACTGCCGCCATCAAGACGGCGCTGGGCCAGCAGATGTTTGATTTCAGCTAGGGTATGCCCTTGGCTTGCCCGGCACATCCGTGCCGGGCAAGCCTTGCTCCACGGCCAAGGGGTCTATGGCCCGACCCTTGAACCCGGGCCGTGGCGCGCGTTGCGCTTTTGGCTCCGTCCCCGGTAATTGTCTCTTTGTCCGACCGGCGGCGCGAACCGGCCTCACGGCCTAAAAAGCTCGCCTCGTGGGAGGCGAGAACCGCTTTTTTCGCTCCCGTCAGGTATTCGCACGTCCACCGCCCATATCCGCCACTCAAGCCGGATCTCTACGGCCGCGAGCTGCGGCCGTCATGGTTCATAATTTATGAATATATGAATTTAGGATTAAGCGCAGCCGCGCTTCCTCCGCCAGCATCCCCTGCCTTTGGCGCAAAGCTTGAAATCCCCGACCGGGCCCGTGCGGGCCCGGTCGGAACGGCGCCGGCGTCATCCACGCCTTCCTTGAACCGGCAGCGCCGGCACATCTTCCAGCTCCCAATCCATCCCCACGCCCCTTCCCCTCTCCCGGGAGAGGAACCCTCCGCTGTGCGTGCCGCGGCCTACGGGCCGCCCTTCGGCGCGCTGCGCGCCGTCATGCTCGCTCCGCCGAGTCGGATGCAAAAGTTTCGGGATGGCAGATTTTTTGCTTGTCCTAACTTCATATATTCTTAAATTATGAATTTAAAATTAGGATTCCCCTCACAATCCCAAGGAGCGCGCCAGGCTTCGGTCGTCCATGGCAGGGTTAGGAACCGGTTCGCAACCCGTAATTCATAAAATCATAGATTAGGAATATATGAAAGACTGTCATCCTTTGCCCAGCCACCGTCCGCCCGCCCAGCGCCCGTTCTGGCGCGGTGTGCTCAAGACTGATTTCAAGTGCGCCCGCGGCACTTGGCTGAAAGGCACGCGCGTCTTTGTCGCTAAGCTCAACGCCAGCGTGGCCGATCTCTACGAGCAGGCCGCGGACGGCCCACGCTATCTCGACACCGTTCCGTCCGCGACCTTGGAGGTTCGGCGCTGCCTGTCCTGATATACCTGTAATTCATAAAATCATAAATTAGGAATATATGAAAGACGATGCCAACAGCATGAAACGAAACGTCAAGCCGGCCGCGCCAGTGCGCGGCCTCAACCTGCCGCTTTTTCCGGCGCGCCGGGCAACAAAACAAAGGGGCGACTATGTTCGACTTCTATGCGTCCCACGCGCCGGCCGTGCCTGACAGCTTCATGCCGGACAAGAGGGCAGGGATGCCGCCCAGCAACTCGAGCGCGTTACGGCATGGGCCGCCGCCTATGCCGAGAAAATGCTCAGCGTGCGCTCGACGTAATTCCGGCGTGACATCCTTGCCGACACGTTTCATAATTTCCTAAATTATTAATTTATGAAAATAGGAATGCCTAGCACGGCCGCGACGCCCATTGTCCTCTTTGGAGCCAAAAGGGCGGGGTTGGCAAAACCACGAGCTGCATCGCCACGGCCATGGCTTATGCCATGGCCGGCTTGCGCGTCGGCTTCCGCGACTGCGATTCCCAAAACAGCCTCGCCAATGCCATGCACCAGTCGGCGTTCGCCGGCATGAACGTGGTGACCGCGTTGGAGGGCACGGATGACTCATACGACATCATCCTCGCCGACAGTCCTCCGCACCTCAACGAGCCGCTTTTCCTTGATGAGTTCGACCGATGCTCGCTGTTCGTTCTGGTTACCGGCACCGGCACGCTCGATTTGCAGCCCGCAGCGGAGACATTGACGAAACTGCGCGCGCGCCGGCCTGACGTGCCCGTGCGCATCCTCATCAACCAGTTCGACGGACGCCGCCGCCGGACAGGCTGGTCGAAGAGGCATTGCATGCGGTCGGCCTCGATACCGTCCCTTTGATTCAGCCGTTCATGTCCAAGAGCGAGGTTTACCGTCACTTGGTTTACGGGGCTGGCATGTGGCGGCGCGGGAAGTGCGCGACCGGGAAACCATCGAGCGCATCCAGAAAGAGACGGCGGATGTCGCCACGGCAATATATCAGGCGTTGCAATCACATTCATAAATTCATATCTTGTGATTTTATGAATAATCCCTACACTTCGCATCATGGCTAAAAAGACACCGCTCCCAAGAAACCGGCAGCATTCGCCGCCTTGAGCCGCGCGCTCGCCAAGCCCACGGCCGCGCCGGCGCCATCGCCCAAGACGCCCGACGCGGCAAGGCCGAGCGCCGCCATCCGTGCGCTCGCGATCAACCGGACACAGGCTCCCTTGCATAGCACCCAGCGCCGGCAATATCCGCTCTTGTCCATGTGCGTCGCCCCGCCGACGCCGCACGCATTCAGGCGGTCTTCGTTTTCCTCAATAATAACGGTCGGCGTCCGACTCTTTCCGAGGCAGTGCGAGCAGCGCTGAAAATCACGCCCTTGGACGAAGCCTTCCGGATCACTACGACCGCAACAGCGACACCGCGGACAAGAACGACCGTCGCACCGTCAACCTTTCGACGGATTTGCAGCCTCGCATCACCGAAATCCGCGATTTCCTACTCAAAAACCGGCGCAGATATGTCGGGAGCGCAGCCGGCTGCGCCGCCTTGCAACGCACCGCGCTCGATGCCTCCTACTTGCAGGCCTACGATGCAACCAAGTCCCCGGCCGACGCGGCACCATACTATGACCACCCTTTACGACATCGCCCTCGATCATGCCCGCGACGCCGCCGGCGTCGCCTTCCAATCGAAATCGCACGCCACCATGACGGCCCGGCCGCAACACGCGTCTTCATCGTGCTCGCCGTCGCCAACGTCGGCGGCAAGCGTGACGTTTTGCGACTTTGACGGCCTGCCACACGGACCCGGAGGGTGCCGGATGGAAACGGTCGATGCACGAGGCCTCCTCGATAGGGTAGGGAGCGTTCCCTTGCCGATGGGCTGGACGCCTTGCATTTCGAAAGCGGCACCCGACCTACATCAACACATTCGACGGTCTCACGGAGCATGCCTCATCCATGTTTGAGATTTGAACCCATGTATTCCCTCGCCCCGACAATCCAGCCCTTGCAGAAAAAGGCGCTTTGATAGCGTCCGATCTGCAAAGGGCCATGCCTCTACGTGCCGAGGCCGCCGCACCCTTTGGCGCCGCTTTGACGGCATTTGCCGAGGCCGCTGGTGTGACGGTCGAATCTCTGACCATCGGGCAAATCCTCGATATGGCGGGCAACCCGCCGCGGCCGGAGCCGAAGCTATTCTGGTATGCGTTGGGTAAAATCGGAGGTGCATGGTATGCCATTGCGCCGGCGAATGGTCTGGAATCCCCCTTGTCCCCGTTATCGCCGGCCACCGGCGCCGTTTGTTGCAGCCTCAAGACTTGGCCCACGCCAAGGCGTTTGCCACCAAGAAGGAGGCCCGCGATGCCGGGTGGCAGGTATTCCCTCGAACTTACGTTTTCACGTTCAAATGAGCATGAGCAAATTGGTGCCAAGCATCCGCCCCGATAAAGACCAGCTCGATTTCTTTCGCGAAATCGCAGCGGTCACCGGCAACAACTACACCAATACCCTTGAATTTTACAGTTCGTTGCCGGCCATACTTTTGATGCCGGGCACGCGGACACAAGCAAACCCTACCGGAAGATCTTCACCTACGGCAACGAGCAGTTCACCTTGATTATGAAGCCCACGAATATCGTCCGCAAAGGCGACGTGGTGCGGCAGGCGTTCCCGGCAACGTGAAGGTATCGTTCGCGAAGTCGTAACCAAAATGGCCATCGACAGCCCTGACATCCTGCACCAAATCAAGGCGGCCAATCAAACCAAGGTTGAGTTGCGATGCTCGCTTAGCCGAATCCGCGCTAGGTGCATCGAAGCCGGGCACGGCTGGAAGCTCGAAGAAATTCACGAAGCTCTCCAAATCCTGTCGGAATGCCGCATCGAGATAAAGCAGGGCAGCGTTCGCATCAGCCCCGAGGTCGGTCTTCTGGGATACGGTTACGGCATCAATGAGACCGATAGCGAACGCTCGCTTGCGGTCATTACCTTTCATCCGCTTTTCATCGGCGCGCTCCGCAAGAAAGGCTATCGTCAAATCCACTACGGCCGCCTGATGCAGTTGAAGCATCCTCTGGCTCGCTGGACTTACCAGCGCATGTCCCATTACTACACGACCGTGGAGAAAGGCTTTTTGGTTTTTCAAGTGCCAAGCCCTACAACATCTCGCTGAAATTCATCCTCGAAAACAGCACCATGACCCGCTACGTGAATTTGCGCAACAACGTGCGCGAGTGCCGCCAAGCTTGGGCGGACATGCTTAGATGCGGATTCTTACCGCGGTCCGCGACAAAGAAAAACACGGCTATGACGAGGAAATCCGCTATGACACGAGCGCTCGCGGACGTGGACGCAAACCCATCATCGATGCCGTATGGGATCTCTGGATCTCCGGTGAGGTCGTGGAGGACATGATCGTTGCGACGCAAAAGACCAAAAGTTGGTGGACTCAGAGAAGAATGAAAGCACGTGAGGGCATAGGGGATCTGTTCCGCTTTTCGCTGCAAAAACAGGGGGCTGTTCCGTTATTAGGGGAAGTGTTCCGTTTTTTACATATTGTCTTCTGCGAAATAGGGAAGTGTTCCCGTTATTGGAGCAGGGCAGGGGAGCTGTTCCGTTTTCAGAGCAGGGCAGGGAGCTGTTCCCGTTTTCGGGGAAGTATTCCGTTTTGAGCGGCATGGGGAACTGTTCCCGCTA contains these protein-coding regions:
- a CDS encoding N-6 DNA methylase, producing the protein MEKEPFTDLLGTYYMDMIISKGGQQCHGEFHTPQEICRLIGRMLADGDSLPESGPVTICEPACGSGAMILALAEQYGPANIRRLRVTAIDINRMACDMCFINTTLWGIPTHVIHGNSLNLKFEASWRNIH